Proteins from one Pseudoliparis swirei isolate HS2019 ecotype Mariana Trench chromosome 22, NWPU_hadal_v1, whole genome shotgun sequence genomic window:
- the adamtsl4 gene encoding ADAMTS-like protein 4 has protein sequence MRLGLLCRLCVLWGFVVITTSVAKTAKKKVTGRRSRQVFEAEPVEGVWAVWTEWSDCSQTCGVGVSQRSRTCLPPPPPISHPPPNWAGYFPGGIGGPFISPEHPYYPPRYPGQNQPYHSPPISTNHNQGVSLYRNANPGGGGDPVPGQANPNPMFYQPELSPTNQDHASSYRSPYHAPPHQPARTIRRPTNPGAPRAAGGGSRRSIGHSREGLNARRSSGIRPGQFGYGRVPFSLPLHRPNRQARHTVNSTDAETSPAPNEDGADNNRDEDEATGGGGGHRKPGRREVEEVSVEPAAEEVPTTTTTTGNPHRHVDRPPHAHTEHGRARERAPSSHFFSRSSSPALLPNRHRFDWNSVTAPPPLSRPNSPAVAPPFSAPLHRPMHRERELQPRFSPYVPPTGDIYPLQHPHSPHLGVESGRDGGRAAPQVIRCSGPEKEYRRCFSQVCGGGALDSRAEQCAAFNTQEFMGRLYNWEPFTEVGADKQCELTCRPSGYRFYVRQAERVKDGTPCFNVSANDVCVEGRCLTEGCDGVLGSGSVIDKCGVCGGRQSSCRKVTGSFQNVSVPLGYHKILDIPPGATFIKITEMRASPNYLAMRSGTGASVVNGRWAVDPPGEYQAAGTSFTYTRPRAQAGEEEKGESLWAPGPTTTQLQLYIIFHKENPGINYEFYIPVEKKEVAPRERQREREPGRAPLRSPLTVSIEDPLPAPPPISVPSFPLSSTTSLFSSPSSDRLTHERSHPRGSAPNRNARFPPRTDLPLDTQLPFVWRRGGLTECSASCGRGSQNRVILCINRHTDEEVPGRKCNSAAEPVPEEEPCNTHPCPPFWEASSWSECSVSCGPGVQQRQLQCRQSFGNLSTMVHPQRCANLTPPESTQACQISLCSHWEVGSDWSTCSVDCGVGRRTRSVRCLSDQGNVVNEKECNSRARPQGSDECNMGPCVTNWYFTDFSNMCSAQCGPGVQKREVVCLTRGAVREGGGGGDCVGDKPAEMKACNGGPCVPTTMWYSSPWTQCNVPCGNGTQRRDIICVRKMGNDVTVAPANECAHLDKPAAVQQCEMRVCEPQWFTTEWSACSRSCGKGLQMREVRCLGTERKHSHKCDLNTKPEREQICNTIPCSPQVADENCRDKRHNCMVVVQARMCVYTYYKTACCASCTQSAQRAKRQ, from the exons gtgaCAGGTAGACGGTCCAGACAGGTGTTTGAGGCGGAGCCTGTGGAGGGCGTGTGGGCGGTATGGACGGAGTGGTCTGACTGCTCGCAAACCTGCGGCGTAGGCGTGTCACAGAGGAGCAGGACATGTTTACCACCCCCACCTCCCATCTCCCACCCTCCACCTAACTGGGCAGGTTACTTTCCCGGGGGCATCGGAGGTCCGTTCATCTCACCTGAGCACCCCTACTACCCTCCTCGTTACCCCGGGCAAAACCAGCCTTATCACTCCCCGCCGATCTCCACCAATCACAACCAAGGGGTGTCTCTGTATCGGAATGCCAAccccgggggaggaggggatcCGGTACCGGGACAGGCCAATCCAAACCCTATGTTTTACCAGCCAGAATTGTCCCCAACCAATCAAGACCACGCGTCTTCGTACCGATCGCCCTATCACGCTCCTCCTCACCAGCCAGCACGCACCATCAGGAGGCCGACCAATCCGGGAGCACCGagggctgcaggaggcgggAGCAGAAGGTCAATTGGCCACTCTCGTGAGGGTTTGAATGCGAGAAG GTCTTCCGGCATCCGTCCGGGTCAGTTTGGGTACGGCAGGGTCCCGTTCTCGCTGCCTTTGCACCGCCCCAACCGGCAGGCTCGCCACACCGTTAACAGCACCGACGCTGAGACATCGCCTGCGCCCAATGAAGACGGTGCAGACAACAACAGGGACGAGGACGAGGCCACGGGGGGCGGTGGAGGGCACAGGAAGCCAGGCAGGCGTGAGGTTGAGGAGGTCTCTGTGGAGCCTGCTGCTGAGGAGGTTCCcacaacaaccaccacaactGGCAACCCACACCGCCATGTCGACCGACCCCCACACGCCCATACAGAGCACGGGAGGGCGAGAGAGCGAGCGCCGTCTTCTCACTTCTTCTCACGCTCCTCATCGCCGGCTCTCCTCCCCAACCGCCATCGGTTTGACTGGAACTCCGTCACCgcgccgcctcctctctcccgcCCCAACTCCCCTGCCGTCGCTCCACCTTTTTCCGCTCCTCTCCACCGCCCCatgcacagagagagggagctcCAACCACGCTTTAGCCCCTACGTCCCACCCACCGGCGACATCTACCCGCTGCAGCACCCCCACAGCCCGCACCTGGGAGTGGAGTCAGgcagagacggaggaagagCTGCTCCTCAGGTCATCCGATGCTCTGGGCCGGAGAAGGAGTACCGCAGGTGCTTCTCGCAG gtgtgtggaggaggtgcgTTGGACTCCAGAGCCGAGCAGTGTGCTGCCTTTAACACCCAGGAGTTCATGGGTCGCCTCTACAACTGGGAACCGTTCACTGAGG TTGGTGCGGACAAACAGTGCGAGCTGACCTGCAGACCTTCGGGCTATCGTTTCTATGTCCGCCAGGCCGAGCGTGTCAAAGACGGGACCCCCTGCTTCAACGTCAGTGCCAACGACGTGTGTGTAGAGGGGCGATGTCTG ACCGAAGGTTGCGATGGGGTGCTGGGCTCCGGCTCTGTGATTGACAagtgtggagtgtgtggtgGGCGGCAGAGCTCCTGTCGAAAGGTGACGGGAAGTTTCCAAAATGTCTCGGTTCCCCTCGGTTACCACAAGATCCTGGACATCCCGCCAGGAGCTACGTTCATTAAAATCACGGAAATGCGAGCCAGCCCGAATTACCTGG CCATGAGGAGTGGCACAGGGGCTTCGGTGGTGAACGGGCGGTGGGCTGTGGACCCTCCTGGGGAGTACCAGGCAGCGGGGACTAGCTTCACCTACACCCGACCGAGAGCACAGgcgggggaggaagagaaaggcgAGTCCCTCTGGGCTCCGGGACCAACCACCACACAGCTACAGCTATAT ATCATTTTTCACAAGGAGAACCCGGGCATCAACTATGAGTTTTATATCCCCGTGGAGAAAAAGGAGGTGGCGcccagagagaggcagagggagcgAGAGCCAGGCAGGGCACCCCTTCGCA gTCCTCTCACTGTGTCTATAGAAGATcctctccctgctcctcctccaattTCAGTCCCTTCTTTCCCCTTATCCTCCACCACCTCTTtgttttcttccccctcttcggACCGATTGACACATGAGAGGTCACATCCTCGAGGCTCTGCACCCAATAGGAATGCTCGGTTCCCCCCTCGCACTGACCTGCCACTGGACACTCAGCTGCCATTTGTGTGGAGGCGAGGAGGACTCACAGAGTGCTCTGCTTCCTGTGGCAGAG GGTCTCAGAACCGAGTCATTCTGTGTATAAACCGACACACAGACGAGGAGGTGCCGGGGAGGAAGTGtaactctgcagccgagccggTTCCTGAGGAGGAGCCTTGTAACACACATCCCTGCCCACCATT CTGGGAGGCCAGTTCATGGTCAGAGTGCAGTGTGTCCTGTGGCCCCGGCGTGCAGCAGAGGCAGCTCCAGTGCAGGCAGAGCTTTGGGAACCTCTCCACCATGGTCCACCCGCAGCGCTGTGCCAACCTCACCCCACCAGAGTCCACACAGGCGTGTCAGATCAGCCTCTGCTCACATTGGGAGGTCGGCTCCGACTGGAGCACG TGCTCTGTGGACTGTGGAGttgggaggaggacgaggagtgTGCGTTGCCTCAGCGATCAGGGCAACGTGGTGAACGAAAAAGAGTGCAACTCCAGGGCTCGCCCACAGGGAAGTGATGAGTGCAACATGGGCCCCTGTGTAACCAACTGGTACTTCACTGACTTCTCCAACATg TGTTCGGCGCAGTGCGGCCCTGGGGTGCAGAAGAGGGAGGTGGTGTGTCTGACTCGAGGAGCGGTCCgagagggcggaggaggaggggactgtGTTGGGGATAAACCGGCAGAGATGAAGGCCTGCAACGGGGGTCCCTGTGTACCAACAACCATGTGGTACAGCAGCCCCTGGACACAG TGTAATGTCCCCTGTGGGAACGGAACTCAGCGACGAGACATCATATGTGTCCGGAAGATGGGGAATGATGTTACCGTCGCACCGGCCAATGAGTGCGCTCATCTGGACAAACCTGCTGCGGTCCAGCAGTGTGAGATGAGAGTGTGTGAGCCACAGTGGTTCACAACAGAGTGGAGCGCG tGCTCACGTTCTTGTGGGAAAGGCTTACAGATGAGGGAGGTACGGTGTCTGGGTACTGAGAGAAAGCACAGCCACAAATGTGATTTGAACACCAAACCTGAACGGGAGCAAATCTGCAACACAATACCCTGCAGTCCACAAgtcgcag ATGAAAACTGCCGGGACAAACGTCACAACTGCATGGTGGTGGTTCAGGCCAGGATGTGCGTCTACACCTACTACAAGACCGCCTGCTGTGCCTCGTGTACCCAGAGTGCTCAGCGTGCCAAGAGGCAGTGA